DNA sequence from the Streptosporangiales bacterium genome:
TTCGCGGTGCTGGCGGAGCTGGCCGAGCAGGCGCGGCCACCGGCACACCCCGACCTCGGGCACGACCTGCGCGAGGCGCTCGGTGCGTTCGCCCGGGCCTGGATGGGCCGGTCGGTGCCTGACGCGGAAGCGGCCGGCCTCGCGCGCGACCTGTACGCGGAGGTGCTCGACGACGAGCGGGTGCGGCGGCCGTTCGCCGGGCTGCTCACGCTGGACGCCATCGTGCTCGGCCTCGCACTCGAGGGGCTGCGGCCGGGCGACGCGGAGCCGGTGCGGCTGGTGCGGATCGCGGAGGCCGCCCTCACCACGCTCCACGGCGCGCGGCAGCTGCTGGCGGCCGCGCCCGGCTTCGTCGAGCCGTTCACCGTCGTCGAGGCGTGCGCAGAGCTCGCCGCCGTGGCGATCACCGACCGGTGGCCACCGCCGGACGCCGTGCCGCCGGTGCGGCCGGTGGACCTGCCGTGGGACCCGCCGGACGCGGTTGACCTGCTGCGCGGCGACACCGCCCAGCTCGCCGGCGACGGCGTGCTCGCCGTGCTGGGCCTGCACCGGCTGGCGGCGATCGAGGAGGCGGTGCGGGCGGCGCCGCCGGGC
Encoded proteins:
- a CDS encoding TetR family transcriptional regulator; the encoded protein is MARLSRVELQRRNRQNVLAAARAEFAERGYRGAKVDQVAERAGLTRGAVYSNFPGKRALYFAVLAELAEQARPPAHPDLGHDLREALGAFARAWMGRSVPDAEAAGLARDLYAEVLDDERVRRPFAGLLTLDAIVLGLALEGLRPGDAEPVRLVRIAEAALTTLHGARQLLAAAPGFVEPFTVVEACAELAAVAITDRWPPPDAVPPVRPVDLPWDPPDAVDLLRGDTAQLAGDGVLAVLGLHRLAAIEEAVRAAPPGVQVTAVVVTGRPGELMPLARLLVTELGSCLRQAIPPSAWPRLQVVCDETGTLAAAADLPAVSDATEAAVRVRAGRLLGCADGRGAGHAVAAGTPVPR